The Astyanax mexicanus isolate ESR-SI-001 unplaced genomic scaffold, AstMex3_surface scaffold_55, whole genome shotgun sequence genome segment GAGGCCCatgactgggtgagtcctccagggctccagtcttccagggctggttcatggggctcccaggctggttgatggagcccaggcttgggtgggtcttccagggctggttcatggggGTCCCAGGCCGGGtctatggagcccaggcttgggtgggtcttccagggctggttcatggggctcccaggctggttgatggagcccaggcttgggtgggtcttccagggctggttcatggggGTCCCAGGCCGGGtctatggagcccaggcttgggtgggtcttccagggctggttcatggggctcccaggctggttgatggagcccaggcttgggtgggtcttccagggctggttcatggggGTCCCAGGCCGGGtctatggagcccaggcttgggtgggtcttccagggctggttcatggggctcccaggctgggtctatggagcccaggcttgggtgggtcttccagggctggttcatggggctcccaggctggttgatggagcccaggcttgggtgggtcttccagggctggttcatggggGTCCCAGGCCGGGtctatggagcccaggcttgggtgggtcttccagggctggttcatggggctcccaggctggttgatggagcccaggctttggtgggtcttccagggctggttccctgGAAGTGATAATATGAGGCCAAATTGAGGCTTAtgtatacccaaatatgtgaACTCTGCCTGGGGTATGAAATGCAAAGAAATGTGGCTAAGTTTCCAGCCCTGGAAGTGATAATATGATGCCAAATTGAGGCTTAtgtatacccaaatatgtgaACTCTGCCTGGGGTATAAAATGCAAAGAAATGTGGCTAAGTTTCCAGCCCTGGAAGTGATAATATGAGGCCAAATTGAGGCTTCtgtatacccaaatatgtgaACTCTGCCTGGGGTATGAAATGCAAAGAAATGTGGCTAAGTTTCCAGCCCTGGAAGTGATAATATGAGGCCAAATTGAGGCTTCtgtatacccaaatatgtgaACTCTGCCTGGGTAGATAAGGATAAAGATGAGGCCCAGAATATGGATGAATTATGCCATTGGTAGACCAAAACTATAAACCATTGGTAGAcccaaatgaatataaaaaatacacactgagaccatctttaaaattgtataatgGATGGTTTTATTGATTATCTGGAGAGCAGCTGCTTTCAGTGGATGAACTTTCTGGCTCACTAGATGCATCCAATGTTTCTGCAGAGGTATTCAAAGCCCGTGTCCGAAGGTCCCTTATGTGGAAAACCTCACTGAGATTGGGAACCTCAGTGTAGAACCGCTCGGCTGTGGAGATGTCGTGGCACATGCTGTTACACACCAGCAGCCTGTCCGAGTATGACAGATGTTTCTTGGCCtgtaaggagagaaagagagagacggtgtAAATGTTTGATGTACGAGGCTGGTGATGGCAGTGAGATGCAGGGGCAGCACTCACCTCTATGGCGATGGATGTACGGATCAGGCTGAAAGCAATGTCCCCAGTCATGCCAGCAACTTGCCAGGCTGCTCTCAGCATACGGTTCAGCTTCTGGACCTGCTTGCCGTTCCACTGGAATACATACGGGCACTGCTCTCCACCGTAGAGGCTGGATATCTCTGCCAGGTCTCTGAGCCAGTCAGCTTCCTTTGGCAGGAGAGCCAAATGCGCATTCCCAAAGGCTCTGTCCGTCTTGTGCCTAGCAACCTAAGGGTGAGAGATCAAACATGAGTCACACAAATAAAAAGCACAATCAACCAAGAGAGAGTTTACCCAGTACTTACCCACACCAGGGTGCGGCCGAGTGGGTCCTTTTCAGCCTCCAGCAGGTCAGCTTTGGTGATGTTGCAGAAAACGATGGGGCGGTGGCCGGTGAGAACTGCTAGGTACCCCGCAACATATCCCTGGGCAATTCGGTACAGTTTTGAGGTTGGCTTGGTGCGGATGTCATCCATAACTCTGGGCAGGTTACGCTCGGCCTTGCGTATGAAGGACTGGAGCTCAGTGCTGGTTCGGAGGGAGTCTGATTTCTTCCGTTTTGCTCTCTGCCGGTGGCTTAGCACTGCCCTGGTGTTGTCACGGCTCAGCCTTCGAAGCTGCAGCAGAATACGTTCCAGCTTGTTGGAACTAAGACCAGAAATCTCTAAGTGAAAAGCCTTGAAATGGTTCACGAAGGCAGAAGCATTGAGAAGCATAACCTTGATGGATGTTGGGGCATACTCTTTGTGAGCTAGGTCGGCTGGCCACTGCCTCAGCCGTAGAAAATCCTCCAGAAATTTTAAGTTCTTGAGCTGCTGGTCAGAAAAACCTGCAGCCATGTGTTGGAGAAACCGCAGTGCATGACTGCACCTCTGTTGGGCGTTTTCCATATCTTTGTTGGATGGATTAGAAGGGAGCGAGAACTCATAAAAGTCCTGCAGGACACGGTTGATGATCGGGCTGGGGAACTCAGTGGGTGTCCTGGGCAAGTTCTCCCTCGATGAGCCTGCTAAGGATGAATGAGGTGTTGGGGGCTCCAGTCTGGGTGTCTTTGGGGCTGAAAGTGCAGGCATGATCGTGGAAAGTATTTCTGGTTCACTGTGAGGCTCAGGTGATCCATTGGGGTCCATGTTTGTGGGCATGCTCTGTGAAACTAGCACAGTCTCGCTGCGGTGCTCAGGCTGGACCTTGACCCTCAGTATATCCAACATGCTTGCCATCGGTGGGGTAGGCTGAGAGTGGCGAAGCTTAGCAAGCTTGTCCAAGATACATTCACGCTTGGCTGAGGACAATACCACCTCCAGATCGCTACCAGAGAGTTTGTGTCTGCTGGCGAGGTGCATGTCCAACCTTGAGAAGATTTTTTCGCAAAGCGGGCATGCCAGACTATCTTTTAACCGGGCACTCGCAAGCCGTAGGATCAGCCTAAACTCTGCTGCATTTACCACATGGTGCTGCCTTCTCAGATGGCTCGGCAAATTTGCAAATGTCCCCTTGCAGATCGGACACACTCTAGGCTGAAACAGGGAGAAACACTGTGAGACCATCGTGAACAAACCTTAACAAAAACCCAGTAAGAGAACCAGCAAACTCACCATGTTTGTGTGTAGCAGCCTTCCTGACGCAGAGGCTTTGTCTGTGGCCTCTTTTATAGGCCGTGTTTGGGGCAGGGCCAGCCGGTCTGCTGATTGCGCATCCGGCGCTGGCCGTTGTGCAATATGCAAGTGCTGGAGTTGCAAGTCCGGGATCGGATTGCACATTCTGGGCAGGTGAATGTGAAAGAGGAGCGTAATGCAATGGATcctgaattagggttagggttagggttagggttagggttagggttagggttagggttagggttagggttagggttagggttagggttagggttagggttagggttaggttagggttagggttagggttagggttaggttagggttagggttagggttagggttagggttagggttagggttagggttagggttagggttagggttagggttagggttagggttaggttagggttagggttagggttagggttagggttaggttagggttagggttagggttagggttagggttagggttagggttagggttagggttagggttagggttagggttagggttaggttagggttagggttagggttagggttagggttagggttagggttagggttagggttagggttagggttagggttagggttagggttagggttagggttagggttagggttagggttagggttagggttagggttagggttagggttagggttagggttagggttagggttagggttagggttagggttagggttagggttagggttagggttagggttagggttagggttagggttagggttagggttagggttagggttagggttagggttagggttagggttagggttagggttagggttagggttagggttagggttagggttagggttagggttagggttagggttagggttagggttagggttagggttagggttagggttagggttagggttagggttagggttagggttagggttagggttagggttagggttagggttagggttagggttagggttagggttagggttagggttagggttagggttagggttagggttagggttagggttagggttagggttagggttagggttagggttagggttagggttagggttagggttagggttagggttagggttagggttagggttagggttagggttagggttagggttagggttagggttagggttagggttagggttagggttagggttagggttagggttagggttagggttagggttaggttagggttagggttagggttagggttagggttagggttagggttagggttagggttagggttagggttagggttagggttagggttagggttagggttagggttagggttagggttagggttagggttagggttagggttagggttagggttagggttagggttagggttagggttagggttagggttagggttagggttagggttagggttagggttagggttagggttagggttagggttagggttagggttagggttagggttagggttagggttagggttagggttagggttagggttagggttagggttagggttagggttagggttagggttagggttagggttagggttagggttagggttagggttagggttagggttagggttagggttagggttagggttagggttagggttagggttagggttagggttagggttagggttagggttagggttagggttagggttagggttagggttagggttagggttagggttagggttagggttagggttagggttagggttagggttagggttagggttagggttagggttagggttagggttagggttagggttagggttagggttagggttagggttagggttagggttagggttagggttagggttagggttagggttagggttagggttagggttagggttagggttagggttagggttagggttagggttagggttagggttagggttagggttagggttagggttagggttagggttagggttagggttagggttagggttagggttagggttagggttagggttagggttagggttagggttagggttagggttagggttagggttagggttagggttagggttagggttagggttagggttagggttagggttagggttagggttagggttagggttagggttagggttagggttagggttagggttagggttagggttagggttagggttagggttagggttagggttagggttagggttagggttagggttagggttagggttagggttagggttagggttagggttagggttagggttagggttagggttagggttagggttagggttagggttagggttagggttagggttagggttagggttagggttagggttagggttagggttagggttagggttagggttagggttagggttagggttagggttagggttagggttagggttagggttagggttagggttagggttagggttagggttagggttagggttagggttagggttagggttagggttagggttagggttagggttagggttagggttagggttagggttagggttagggttagggttagggttagggttagggttagggttagggttagggttagggttagggttagggttagggttagggttagggttagggttagggttagggttagggttagggttagggttagggttagggttagggttagggttagggttagggttagggttagggttagggttagggttagggttagggttagggttagggttagggttagggttagggttagggttagggttagggttagggttagggttagggttagggttagggttagggttagggttagggttagggttagggttagggttagggttagggttagggttagggttagggttagggttagggttagggttagggttagggttagggttagggttagggttagggttagggttagggttagggttagggttagggttagggttagggttagggttagggttagggttagggttagggttagggttagggttagggttagggttagggttagggttagggttagggttagggttagggttagggttagggttagggttagggttagggttagggttagggttagggttagggttagggttagggttagggttagggttagggttagggttagggttagggttagggttagggttagggttagggttagggttagggttagggttagggttagggttagggttagggttagggttagggttagggttagggttagggttagggttagggttagggttagggttagggttagggttagggttagggttagggttagggttagggttagggttagggttagggttagggttagggttagggttagggttagggttagggttagggttagggttagggttagggttagggttagggttagggttagggttagggttagggttagggttagggttagggttagggttagggttagggttagggttagggttagggttagggttagggttagggttagggttagggttagggttagggttagggttagggttagggttagggttagggttagggttagggttagggttagggttagggttagggttagggttagggttagggttagggttagggttagggttagggttagggttagggttagggttagggttagggttagggttagggttagggttagggttagggttagggttagggttagggttagggttagggttagggttagggttagggttagggttagggttagggttagggttagggttagggttagggttagggttagggttagggttagggttagggttagggttagggttagggttagggttagggttagggttagggttagggttagggttagggttagggttagggttagggttagggttagggttagggttagggttagggttagggttagggttagggttagggttagggttagggttagggttagggttagggttagggttagggttagggttagggttagggttagggttagggttagggttagggttagggttagggttagggttagggttagggttagggttagggttagggttagggttagggttagggttagggttagggttagggttagggttagggttagggttagggttagggttagggttagggttagggttagggttagggttagggttagggttagggttagggttagggttagggttagggttagggttagggttagggttagggttagggttagggttagggttagggttagggttagggttagggttagggttagggttagggttagggttagggttagggttagggttagggttagggttagggttagggttagggttagggttagggttagggttagggttagggttagggttagggttagggttagggttagggttagggttagggttagggttagggttagggttagggttagggttagggttagggttagggttagggttagggttagggttagggttagggttagggttagggttagggttagggttagggttagggttagggttagggttagggttagggttagggttagggttagggttagggttagggttagggttagggttagggttagggttagggttagggttagggttagggttagggttagggttagggttagggttagggttagggttagggttagggttagggttagggttagggttagggttagggttagggttagggttagggttagggttagggttagggttagggttagggttagggttagggttagggttagggttagggttagggttagggttagggttagggttagggttagggttagggttagggttagggttagggttagggttagggttagggttagggttagggttagggttagggttagggttagggttagggttagggttagggttagggttagggttagggttagggttagggttagggttagggttagggttagggttagggttagggttagggttagggttagggttagggttagggttagggttagggttagggttagggttagggttagggttagggttagggttagggttagggttagggttagggttagggttagggttagggttagggttagggttagggttagggttagggttagggttagggttagggttagggttagggttagggttagggttagggttagggttagggttagggttagggttagggttagggttagggttagggttagggttagggttagggttagggttagggttagggttagggttagggttagggttagggttagggttagggttagggttagggttagggttagggttagggttagggttagggttagggttagggttagggttagggttagggttagggttagggttagggttagggttagggttagggttagggttagggttagggttagggttagggttagggttagggttagggttagggttagggttagggttagggttagggttagggttagggttagggttagggttagggttagggttagggttagggttagggttagggttagggttagggttagggttagggttagggttagggttagggttagggttagggttagggttagggttagggttagggttagggttagggttagggttagggttagggttagggttagggttagggttagggttagggttagggttagggttagggttagggttagggttagggttagggttagggttagggttagggttagggttagggttagggttagggttagggttagggttagggttagggttagggttagggttagggttagggttagggttagggttagggttagggttagggttagggttagggttagggttagggttagggttagggttagggttagggttagggttagggttagggttagggttagggttagggttagggttagggttagggttagggttagggttagggttagggttagggttagggttagggttagggttagggttagggttagggttagggttagggttagggttagggttagggttagggttagggttagggttagggttagggttagggttagggttagggttagggttagggttagggttagggttagggttagggttagggttagggttagggttagggttagggttagggttagggttagggttagggttagggttagggttagggttagggttagggttagggttagggttagggttagggttagggttagggttagggttagggttagggttagggttagggttagggttagggttagggttagggttagggttagggttagggttagggttagggttagggttagggttagggttagggttagggttagggttagggttagggttagggttagggttagggttagggttagggttagggttagggttagggttagggttagggttagggttagggttagggttagggttagggttagggttagggttagggttagggttagggttagggttagggttagggttagggttagggttagggttagggttagggttagggttagggttagggttagggttagggttagggttagggttagggttagggttagggttagggttagggttagggttagggttagggttagggttagggttagggttagggttagggttagggttagggttagggttagggttagggttagggttagggttagggttagggttagggttagggttagggttagggttagggttagggttagggttagggttagggttagggttagggttagggttagggttagggttagggttagggttagggttagggttagggttagggttagggttagggttagggttagggttagggttagggttagggttagggttagggttagggttagggttagggttagggttagggttagggttagggttagggttagggttagggttagggttagggttagggttagggttagggttagggttagggttagggttagggttagggttagggttagggttagggttagggttagggttagggttagggttagggttagggttagggttagggttagggttagggttagggttagggttagggttagggttagggttagggttagggttagggttagggttagggttagggttagggttagggttagggttagggttagggttagggttagggttagggttagggttagggttagggttagggttagggttagggttagggttagggttagggttagggttagggttagggttagggttagggttagggttagggttagggttagggttagggttagggttagggttagggttagggttagggttagggttagggttagggttagggttagggttagggttagggttagggttagggttagggttagggttagggttagggttagggttagggttagggttagggttagggttagggttagggttagggttagggttagggttagggttagggttagggttagggttagggttagggttagggttagggttagggttagggttagggttagggttagggttagggttagggttagggttagggttagggttagggttagggttagggttagggttagggttagggttagggttagggttagggttagggttagggttagggttagggttagggttagggttagggttagggttagggttagggttagggttagggttagggttagggttagggttagggttagggttagggttagggttagggttagggttagggttagggttagggttagggttagggttagggttagggttagggttagggttagggttagggttagggttagggttagggttagggttagggttagggttagggttagggttagggttagggttagggttagggttagggttagggttagggttagggttagggttagggttagggttagggttagggttagggttagggttagggttagggttagggttagggttagggttagggttagggttagggttagggttagggttagggttagggttagggttagggttagggttagggttagggttagggttagggttagggttagggttagggttagggttagggttagggttagggttagggttagggttagggttagggttagggttagggttagggttagggttagggttagggttagggttagggttagggttagggttagggttagggttagggttagggttagggttagggttagggttagggttagggttagggttagggttagggttagggttagggttagggttagggttagggttagggttagggttagggttagggttagggttagggttagggttagggttagggttagggttagggttagggttagggttagggttagggttagggttagggttagggttagggttagggttagggttagggttagggttagggttagggttagggttagggttagggttagggttagggttagggttagggttagggttagggttagggttagggttagggttagggttagggttagggttagggttagggttagggttagggttagggttagggttagggttagggttagggttagggttagggttagggttagggttagggttagggttagggttagggttagggttagggttagggttagggttagggttagggttagggttagggttagggttagggttagggttagggttagggttagggttagggttagggttagggttagggttagggttagggttagggttagggttagggttagggttagggttagggttagggttagggttagggttagggttagggttagggttagggttagggttagggttagggttagggttagggttagggttagggttagggttagggttagggttagggttagggttagggttagggttagggttagggttagggttagggttagggttagggttagggttagggttagggttagggttagggttagggttagggttagggttagggttagggttagggttagggttagggttagggttagggttagggttagggttagggttagggttagggttagggttagggttagggttagggttagggttagggttagggttagggttagggttagggttagggttagggttagggttagggttagggttagggttagggttagggttagggttagggttagggttagggttagggttagggttagggttagggttagggttagggttagggttagggttagggttagggttagggttagggttagggttagggttagggttagggttagggttagggttagggttagggttagggttagggttagggttagggttagggttagggttagggttagggttagggttagggttagggttagggttagggttagggttagggttagggttagggttagggttagggttagggttagggttagggttagggttagggttagggttagggttagggttagggttagggttagggttagggttagggttagggttagggttagggttagggttagggttagggttagggttagggttagggttagggttagggt includes the following:
- the LOC111189840 gene encoding uncharacterized protein LOC111189840, which translates into the protein MVSQCFSLFQPRVCPICKGTFANLPSHLRRQHHVVNAAEFRLILRLASARLKDSLACPLCEKIFSRLDMHLASRHKLSGSDLEVVLSSAKRECILDKLAKLRHSQPTPPMASMLDILRVKVQPEHRSETVLVSQSMPTNMDPNGSPEPHSEPEILSTIMPALSAPKTPRLEPPTPHSSLAGSSRENLPRTPTEFPSPIINRVLQDFYEFSLPSNPSNKDMENAQQRCSHALRFLQHMAAGFSDQQLKNLKFLEDFLRLRQWPADLAHKEYAPTSIKVMLLNASAFVNHFKAFHLEISGLSSNKLERILLQLRRLSRDNTRAVLSHRQRAKRKKSDSLRTSTELQSFIRKAERNLPRVMDDIRTKPTSKLYRIAQGYVAGYLAVLTGHRPIVFCNITKADLLEAEKDPLGRTLVWVARHKTDRAFGNAHLALLPKEADWLRDLAEISSLYGGEQCPYVFQWNGKQVQKLNRMLRAAWQVAGMTGDIAFSLIRTSIAIEAKKHLSYSDRLLVCNSMCHDISTAERFYTEVPNLSEVFHIRDLRTRALNTSAETLDASSEPESSSTESSCSPDNQ